One genomic segment of Hordeum vulgare subsp. vulgare chromosome 2H, MorexV3_pseudomolecules_assembly, whole genome shotgun sequence includes these proteins:
- the LOC123428601 gene encoding uncharacterized protein LOC123428601, whose product MHPYLHEYYSVAKFKAAYATPIPALTDQSQWPEVDIEFSMCPPLTKRKAGRPKESRFKAWFERGGSSKKGKGKKDGKPKRSQKGNKNRCKLCQELGHRAGSSKCCYTPKRPKRKCAAEPLVVEDCWPKKKTRGNGCRKKRSYGETMQTEQNEQDLDVLQNEQQDLDVFQNEDVVQNEQDLDVLQNQDVVQNEQDMDVKMWVQNEQDMDLVPNDYLPADVVQAEPILEVVLPNPVFSEDVVPTKPILEVLLPIELDDIPTDAVMKTKSLSELGIVVKRSTDKKKKKKLK is encoded by the exons ATGCACCCTTATTTGCACGAATATTACTCAGTAGCAAAATTCAAGGCtgcatatgcaactccaattccagcACTTACAGATCAGTCTCAGTGGCCTGAAGTGGACATAGaattttccatgtgtcctccccTAACAAAAAGAAAGGCTGGTAGGCCTAAAGAGAGCAGATTCAAGGCATGGTTTGAGAGAGGTGGGAGTAGTAAAAAAGGGAAGGGAAAGAAGGATGGAAAACCAAAAAGGTCCCAAAAAGGTAACAAAAATAGATGCAAGTTGTGCCAGGAACTTGGGCACCGAGCTGGATCTTCCAAGTGTTGTTACACTCCTAAAAGGCCAAA GAGGAAGTGTGCAGCTGAGCCCCTTGTTGTTGAAGATTGCTGGCcaaagaaaaagacaagaggcAATGGTTGTAGAAAAAAGAGAAGTTATGGTGAAACAATGCAAActgagcaaaatgagcaagacttgGATGTGCTGCAAAATGAGCAACAAGACTTGGATGTGTTCCAAAATGAAGATGTGGTCCAAAATGAGCAAGACTTGGATGTGTTGCAAAATCAAGATGtggtgcaaaatgagcaagatatGGATGTG AAGATGTGggtgcaaaatgagcaagatatGGATCTGGTGCCAAATGATTATCTTCCAGCTGATGTTGTGCAAGCTGAGCCTATATTAGAAGTTGTGTTGCCTAACCCTGTTTTTTCAGAAGATGTGGTGCCAACTAAGCCTATATTGGAAGTTCTGTTGCCAATTGAGCTTGATGATATTCCAACTGATGCAGTGATGAAAACCAAGAGCTTGAGTGAACTGGGTATAGTGGTAAAGAGAAGCactgataaaaagaagaagaagaagctgaagtGA